A genomic region of Dickeya solani IPO 2222 contains the following coding sequences:
- a CDS encoding type I secretion system permease/ATPase — protein sequence MNTHHEQPPGGEEYHHSPQHQDPRIRHDDPLLDSLLVLCRLQGKPTSRATLTAGLPLEDLRLPASLLPRAAARAGLRARILKRSLNAIPAMSLPAMLLLREGRAAILLGWTADGSARLMTGETEGGEITVDHNTLQQNYLGLVMFAQSAHRFEASPTALLPRSKAWLWDTLKLSRSLHLDAVVASLLINIIALFVPLFVMQVYDRVIPNQTTTTLWVLASGVGIALLFDLVLRILRSICVDIAGKKTALILSATLFERLTGMMLSAFPARTGAVAHRVGEFQALRDTLSSLTLGTLIDFPFTLLMLILLGMLGGPLVWIPLLTLPLVLLINGLLQKPIMAALTHSRRLTDERQALLTETLGGLDAIKINNAEGERQRQWEQISGDISQLDSRVKTLSAIAVHMTQSCQHLAGIVVIISGVYLLLNSQLTLGTLFACYLLNSRALMTLGPLSELFTRYQQARLTLEETRHLMELPQERGEQPYPLKRESIQGSIEFRDVTFRYPEQKNRALIDINLSIRPGEKIGIIGRTGSGKSSLEKLIANLYQPTSGNLLIDGVDARQLDIADVRHHIGYVPQDIQLLSGTLRDNLICGARYVEDDAMLRVADIAGVNDFARLHPDGYNLQVGERGMQLSGGQRQAVAIARALLLDPPILVMDEPTSAMDNSSEDRFKQALQTCIANKTLLLVTHRVSMLTLVDRLVIVDKGRIIADGPKAIVLDALKKGQINASR from the coding sequence ATGAATACACACCATGAGCAGCCACCGGGCGGCGAGGAATATCATCATTCCCCGCAACATCAGGATCCCCGCATCCGCCATGACGACCCCTTGCTTGACAGCCTGCTGGTCCTGTGTCGGTTGCAGGGAAAGCCGACCAGCCGCGCCACGCTGACCGCGGGGCTGCCGCTTGAAGACCTGCGTTTGCCCGCCAGTCTGTTGCCGCGCGCCGCGGCACGCGCCGGTTTGCGTGCCCGGATACTCAAACGCTCGCTGAACGCCATCCCGGCCATGTCGCTGCCCGCCATGCTGTTACTGCGCGAAGGTCGCGCCGCCATCCTGCTGGGCTGGACGGCGGACGGCAGCGCCCGTCTGATGACGGGGGAAACCGAAGGCGGCGAAATCACAGTCGACCATAATACGTTGCAGCAGAACTATCTGGGGTTGGTGATGTTCGCTCAGTCGGCTCATCGCTTCGAAGCCTCGCCGACAGCCTTGCTGCCGCGAAGCAAAGCCTGGCTCTGGGACACGCTGAAACTATCGCGCAGTCTGCATCTGGATGCCGTGGTCGCCAGCCTGCTCATTAATATCATCGCGCTGTTTGTCCCGCTGTTCGTCATGCAGGTCTACGATCGGGTAATCCCCAATCAAACCACAACCACCTTATGGGTGCTGGCCTCCGGCGTTGGTATCGCCCTGCTCTTTGACCTTGTCCTGCGGATATTACGCAGCATTTGTGTCGATATCGCCGGGAAAAAGACCGCGCTTATCCTCTCCGCCACCTTGTTTGAACGACTGACCGGCATGATGCTGTCGGCCTTTCCGGCACGGACCGGCGCGGTGGCGCACCGGGTAGGGGAATTTCAGGCATTGCGCGATACGTTATCGTCGCTGACGCTGGGAACGCTGATCGACTTTCCGTTCACGCTGCTGATGCTGATTCTGCTCGGTATGCTGGGAGGGCCGTTAGTCTGGATACCGTTGCTGACGTTGCCTTTGGTCCTGCTGATCAACGGGCTGTTGCAAAAGCCGATAATGGCGGCGCTGACCCATTCCCGGCGTCTGACTGACGAACGGCAGGCGCTGCTGACCGAAACGCTGGGCGGGCTGGATGCCATCAAAATTAATAATGCGGAAGGCGAACGTCAGCGCCAGTGGGAACAAATCAGCGGCGACATCAGCCAACTGGACTCGCGGGTAAAAACATTATCGGCTATCGCCGTCCACATGACGCAATCATGTCAGCATCTCGCCGGCATAGTGGTGATTATCTCGGGGGTATATCTACTGCTGAACAGCCAGCTAACCCTGGGCACGCTGTTCGCCTGTTACCTGCTCAACAGCCGGGCGCTGATGACGCTGGGGCCACTGTCCGAGCTGTTTACCCGTTATCAGCAGGCGCGGCTGACGCTGGAGGAAACCCGGCATCTGATGGAGTTACCGCAGGAGCGAGGCGAACAGCCCTATCCTCTGAAACGGGAAAGCATTCAGGGCAGTATCGAGTTTCGCGATGTCACCTTCCGCTATCCGGAACAGAAGAATCGCGCCCTGATTGATATCAACCTGTCGATCCGACCCGGCGAAAAAATCGGCATTATCGGCCGTACCGGCTCCGGTAAAAGTTCGCTGGAAAAGCTGATCGCCAATCTTTATCAGCCGACCAGCGGCAACTTGCTGATCGACGGCGTGGACGCCCGTCAGCTCGATATCGCCGATGTGCGTCACCACATCGGCTATGTGCCGCAGGATATTCAGCTGCTCAGCGGCACGCTGCGGGACAACCTGATTTGCGGCGCCCGTTATGTAGAAGACGACGCGATGCTGCGCGTGGCGGATATCGCCGGCGTGAATGATTTCGCCCGTTTGCACCCGGACGGTTATAACCTGCAGGTTGGCGAGCGGGGTATGCAACTGTCGGGCGGTCAGCGACAGGCGGTTGCCATCGCGCGCGCGCTGCTGCTTGATCCGCCAATTCTGGTGATGGACGAGCCCACCAGCGCCATGGACAACAGCAGCGAAGACCGATTTAAGCAGGCCCTGCAGACCTGCATCGCCAACAAGACGCTGCTGCTGGTGACGCACCGGGTTTCCATGTTGACGCTGGTCGATCGGCTGGTGATCGTGGACAAAGGACGCATTATCGCCGATGGTCCCAAAGCCATTGTGCTGGATGCATTAAAGAAGGGGCAGATCAATGCGTCTCGCTAA
- a CDS encoding HlyD family efflux transporter periplasmic adaptor subunit, with protein sequence MRLAKFVQHLNAYFSSHHQQDPQALPDVGRALVEDTPRIIRLSIWIMLAFAVFLIGWAAVAEVDEVVHTTGKTIGQSQRYRVQAQETGELSDMYIREGQIVNVGEPLMRLEHTQTSNTSDASENKADRLSLVVSPVRGIIRYILVDAATGQISPGRTLVEITPLDDKLLIEARVRLQDMAYLRPGQEAMMTFTAYDDTTFGGLKGYIDQISQDMVTDQAGNSFYLVRLRTEKNYLGNIDKPLLILPGMVANVNIITGRKTLLSYLLKPIRQAREEALRER encoded by the coding sequence ATGCGTCTCGCTAAGTTCGTGCAACATCTCAACGCGTATTTCTCCAGTCATCACCAGCAGGACCCTCAGGCGCTACCGGACGTTGGCCGGGCGTTGGTGGAAGATACGCCCCGCATCATCCGATTGTCGATCTGGATCATGCTGGCTTTCGCGGTCTTTCTGATCGGTTGGGCGGCGGTTGCCGAAGTTGATGAGGTCGTACACACGACGGGGAAAACGATCGGTCAGTCGCAACGCTATCGGGTGCAGGCGCAGGAAACGGGCGAACTCAGCGACATGTATATCCGCGAAGGGCAGATCGTCAACGTCGGCGAGCCTCTGATGCGACTAGAGCATACCCAGACGTCCAATACATCCGATGCCAGTGAAAACAAGGCGGACAGGCTGTCGCTGGTGGTGTCTCCCGTGCGGGGCATTATCAGATACATTCTGGTTGATGCCGCCACCGGGCAGATTTCTCCCGGCCGTACGCTGGTGGAAATCACGCCGCTGGATGACAAGCTGCTGATCGAAGCGCGGGTCAGGCTGCAGGATATGGCGTATTTGCGCCCCGGACAGGAAGCAATGATGACGTTCACCGCGTATGACGACACAACATTTGGCGGGCTAAAAGGTTATATCGATCAGATCAGTCAGGATATGGTGACCGATCAGGCCGGTAACAGCTTTTATCTTGTGCGGTTGCGTACGGAGAAAAACTATCTGGGGAATATCGACAAGCCGCTGCTGATCCTTCCCGGCATGGTCGCCAATGTGAATATCATTACCGGCAGGAAAACCTTGCTCAGCTATCTGCTGAAACCGATTCGACAAGCCCGGGAGGAAGCCCTGCGGGAAAGATAA
- a CDS encoding bifunctional diguanylate cyclase/phosphodiesterase — MYEIIITLLIVLLGISSARSRKFQEKANAEQKKQDFLNMVFFAAEYSPSSIMIANESCEIVYVNRQFTVMSGYEAEEVIGRKTNILSSGMTNASVYEELWSTLNKGEIWNGEFINRKKNGQLYWEKASIVKIYNKASDAVQYVSIKMDITERKTQEHHDNSYNRALELLSSGAPLKDILDAIIFSVEEKNPGRIVCSVLLVDKEKKCLALGSAPSLPGFYKNAIHNVKIADGAASFGSAAYSGKRVIAEDISTHPHWALYKGLALYAGLRSCWSEPIFGQNKEILGVLSVYHRKVYSPTEDEIASIEKSAQLVAVAIERYRAIDMLRRSEEHYRQLAHYDSLTSLANGLTFAEQMEQAIQLSRQTHRKIALMFLDLDKFKQINDTFGHATGDLLLKEAAARMRGAVRETDTVYRRSGDEFIILLQGIKEVENTLYVADKIHHALNEPFYIEGKKLDISCSIGIALYPEHGTDSLTLAINADAAMYQAKALGRSQTQIYHDLNTHQ, encoded by the coding sequence GTGTATGAAATTATAATAACCCTATTAATAGTACTCTTAGGGATTTCTTCTGCAAGGAGCCGCAAATTCCAGGAAAAAGCTAACGCGGAACAAAAAAAGCAGGACTTCCTGAACATGGTGTTCTTTGCCGCCGAATACAGCCCCTCATCCATTATGATCGCTAATGAAAGCTGCGAAATCGTGTACGTGAACCGGCAGTTCACCGTGATGTCGGGTTATGAAGCAGAAGAAGTGATCGGACGCAAGACGAATATATTAAGTTCCGGCATGACCAACGCCAGCGTGTATGAGGAACTGTGGTCCACACTGAATAAAGGTGAGATTTGGAACGGAGAGTTTATTAACCGTAAGAAAAACGGACAGTTATATTGGGAAAAAGCCAGCATCGTCAAAATATATAATAAAGCCAGCGATGCGGTTCAGTATGTCAGCATAAAAATGGATATCACTGAGCGTAAGACTCAGGAACACCATGACAACTCCTACAACCGCGCGCTGGAACTGCTGTCAAGCGGTGCGCCGCTGAAGGATATTCTGGATGCGATCATCTTCAGCGTCGAGGAGAAAAACCCCGGAAGAATTGTCTGCTCCGTTCTGCTGGTCGACAAGGAGAAGAAGTGCCTGGCTCTTGGCTCGGCTCCCAGTCTGCCCGGTTTTTACAAGAACGCTATCCATAATGTGAAGATTGCCGATGGCGCCGCCTCGTTTGGTTCGGCCGCCTACTCCGGTAAGCGCGTGATTGCGGAAGACATTTCCACCCATCCCCATTGGGCGCTGTATAAGGGCCTGGCGTTGTATGCCGGCTTGCGCTCCTGCTGGTCTGAACCCATTTTTGGGCAAAACAAGGAAATCCTTGGGGTGCTGAGCGTTTATCACCGTAAGGTTTATTCTCCGACAGAAGACGAAATCGCCTCCATTGAGAAATCAGCACAGCTGGTGGCGGTGGCGATTGAACGCTACCGGGCGATTGATATGCTGCGTCGTAGTGAAGAGCACTATCGCCAACTGGCGCATTATGACTCCCTGACGTCGCTGGCCAATGGGCTGACTTTTGCCGAGCAAATGGAGCAGGCGATCCAGCTGTCTCGTCAGACTCACCGCAAGATCGCGTTAATGTTCCTCGATTTGGATAAGTTCAAGCAGATTAACGATACCTTCGGCCATGCGACCGGGGATTTGCTGTTGAAGGAAGCCGCGGCGCGTATGCGAGGCGCAGTGCGTGAAACAGACACGGTGTATCGCCGCAGCGGCGATGAATTCATCATCTTGCTGCAGGGGATCAAAGAGGTCGAGAACACATTGTATGTCGCGGACAAGATCCACCATGCCCTCAATGAACCTTTCTATATTGAGGGCAAGAAGCTGGATATCTCATGCAGCATCGGGATTGCGCTGTATCCGGAGCACGGTACGGATTCGCTGACGCTGGCTATCAATGCCGACGCGGCGATGTATCAGGCGAAGGCATTGGGACGCAGTCAGACTCAGATCTATCATGACTTGAACACCCATCAGTAA
- the pdeH gene encoding cyclic-guanylate-specific phosphodiesterase yields the protein MAEHIVQQNSHFNQPGSEASITGEAQFADADYWRSCHRWYRFQPIYRTSGRLMGIELLTAVFHPSMPHKLLSPEHYFARLNVEERLNIVIEQLQLLSQWHERFVQDGLRASVNIDGLTLLALQENRKAKKLLATMPWLRFELVESLAVLPHDTLATLPEAGQLWLDDFGCGAANFSSLSPARYDCIKIARELFIMLLKSEEGRQLFPSLVTLIATYCNDVVIEGVETEEEWEIVRQSNASAAQGYFLSRPQPFENLEDLRSEL from the coding sequence ATGGCGGAACATATAGTGCAGCAAAATAGTCACTTTAATCAGCCCGGCTCTGAAGCTTCCATCACCGGGGAGGCACAGTTTGCAGATGCTGATTACTGGCGCAGCTGCCACAGGTGGTACAGATTCCAACCCATTTACCGTACTTCCGGTCGTCTAATGGGAATTGAATTGCTAACAGCCGTTTTTCACCCGTCCATGCCGCACAAGCTTTTATCTCCTGAACACTACTTTGCCCGCCTCAATGTCGAAGAACGCTTAAATATCGTTATTGAACAATTGCAGTTACTGAGCCAGTGGCATGAGCGTTTTGTTCAGGATGGACTGCGCGCATCCGTCAATATTGATGGGTTGACGCTGTTGGCGCTGCAGGAAAACCGCAAAGCCAAAAAACTGCTGGCGACCATGCCTTGGTTACGTTTTGAACTGGTTGAAAGCCTGGCTGTTCTGCCTCACGACACGCTGGCGACACTACCTGAAGCAGGGCAGCTCTGGTTGGATGATTTTGGCTGCGGCGCGGCGAATTTCTCCTCGCTGTCGCCGGCAAGATACGACTGCATCAAGATCGCCCGCGAACTTTTCATTATGTTACTCAAGAGCGAAGAGGGACGGCAGCTGTTTCCGTCACTGGTCACTCTGATTGCCACTTACTGTAATGATGTCGTCATTGAAGGGGTTGAAACTGAAGAAGAGTGGGAAATCGTCAGACAATCTAATGCCTCGGCAGCCCAGGGGTATTTCTTGTCCCGACCTCAACCGTTTGAAAATCTCGAAGATCTTCGTTCCGAGTTGTAA
- a CDS encoding YfhL family 4Fe-4S dicluster ferredoxin: protein MALLITAKCINCDMCEPECPNQAISMGNEIYEIDPLRCTECVGHYDTPTCQKVCPIDNTILKDTNRLENHDQLWEKFVLLHHADQL from the coding sequence ATGGCGCTGCTGATTACCGCGAAATGCATTAACTGCGATATGTGTGAGCCGGAATGCCCCAATCAGGCGATATCGATGGGGAATGAGATCTATGAAATTGACCCGTTACGCTGTACCGAGTGCGTCGGGCACTACGATACGCCAACCTGTCAGAAGGTCTGCCCGATAGACAACACCATTCTCAAAGACACTAATCGCCTGGAAAACCACGATCAACTGTGGGAAAAATTTGTCCTGTTGCACCATGCCGATCAATTGTAA
- the acpS gene encoding holo-ACP synthase, with amino-acid sequence MAILGLGTDIVEIARIEAITGRSGDRLARRVLSEQEWLQYQAHSQPIRFLAKRFAVKEAAAKAFGTGIRDGLAFAQFEVANDSLGKPCLRFLARAAELAETMGVRQVHVSLADERHYACATVIIEN; translated from the coding sequence ATGGCGATTCTGGGACTCGGCACGGACATTGTCGAAATCGCCCGTATTGAAGCGATCACCGGTCGTTCCGGTGATCGTCTCGCCCGGCGGGTGCTCAGCGAGCAGGAATGGTTGCAGTATCAGGCTCATTCGCAGCCGATTCGGTTTCTGGCCAAGCGCTTTGCGGTTAAAGAGGCCGCTGCCAAGGCGTTTGGCACCGGTATTCGCGATGGTCTGGCCTTTGCACAGTTCGAAGTGGCGAATGATTCTCTGGGCAAACCGTGCTTACGGTTTCTGGCGCGCGCTGCCGAACTGGCCGAGACAATGGGTGTCCGGCAGGTGCATGTTTCGCTGGCGGATGAGCGCCACTATGCCTGTGCGACCGTGATTATTGAAAATTAG
- the pdxJ gene encoding pyridoxine 5'-phosphate synthase, whose protein sequence is MAELLLGVNIDHIATLRNARGTAYPDPVQAAFVAEQAGADGITVHLREDRRHITDRDVRLLRQTIQTRMNLEMAVTDEMLAIACELKPHFCCLVPEKRQEVTTEGGLDVAGQLDRMTAAVTQLRQAGIQVSLFIDADHAQIDAAVASGAPYIEIHTGAYADAESDAARLQEFERIRDAAAYAASRGIKVNAGHGLTYHNVQPIAALPEMHELNIGHAIIGRAVMNGLAAAVAEMKTLMREARR, encoded by the coding sequence ATGGCTGAGTTGTTGTTGGGCGTAAATATTGACCATATCGCCACCCTGCGTAATGCTCGTGGCACGGCGTATCCCGATCCGGTACAAGCGGCATTTGTGGCGGAACAGGCGGGAGCGGACGGTATCACCGTACACCTGCGTGAAGATCGACGCCATATTACCGATCGCGATGTGCGCCTGTTGCGCCAGACCATCCAGACCCGTATGAATCTGGAAATGGCGGTAACGGATGAAATGCTGGCGATAGCCTGCGAGCTGAAACCGCATTTTTGTTGCCTGGTGCCGGAAAAACGGCAGGAAGTGACGACGGAAGGCGGACTCGATGTGGCCGGCCAGCTCGATCGCATGACCGCTGCGGTGACGCAATTGCGCCAGGCTGGTATTCAGGTGTCGTTGTTTATCGATGCCGACCACGCCCAGATAGACGCCGCGGTAGCCAGCGGAGCGCCTTATATTGAAATCCATACCGGCGCTTATGCCGATGCGGAAAGCGATGCTGCCCGGCTGCAGGAGTTTGAGCGTATCCGTGACGCGGCGGCCTACGCTGCGAGTCGGGGTATCAAGGTTAACGCCGGTCATGGTCTGACCTATCATAACGTCCAGCCGATTGCGGCGCTGCCGGAAATGCACGAACTGAACATTGGTCACGCCATTATCGGACGTGCGGTGATGAACGGTCTGGCGGCGGCGGTGGCGGAGATGAAAACCCTGATGCGAGAAGCCCGTCGCTGA
- the recO gene encoding DNA repair protein RecO, translated as MEGWQRAFVLHGRPYSETSLLLDLFSENEGRVRVLAKGARARRSSLKGALQPFTPLLVRWGGRGEVKTLRNAEPVSLALPLSGPLLYSGLYVNELLTRVLELETDYSALFFDYLHCLQQLAATSGSPEPALRRFELALLQHLGYGVDFLHCAGSGEPVADTMTYRYRAEKGFIASLVVDNVSFTGRELQALASREFPDIDTLRAAKRFTRMALKPYLGGKPLKSRELFRQFIPKPYKASPDGKI; from the coding sequence ATGGAAGGCTGGCAGCGCGCGTTTGTCTTGCATGGGCGGCCTTACAGTGAAACCAGCCTGTTGCTGGATCTGTTTTCTGAAAATGAAGGTCGCGTGCGGGTGCTGGCGAAAGGTGCTCGGGCGCGGCGTTCCAGTCTCAAGGGCGCTCTCCAGCCTTTTACGCCGCTGCTGGTGCGGTGGGGTGGGCGCGGTGAAGTCAAAACCCTGCGCAATGCTGAGCCGGTTTCTCTGGCGTTACCGCTGAGCGGTCCGTTGTTATACAGTGGCTTGTATGTGAACGAGTTGCTGACGCGGGTATTGGAACTGGAGACCGATTATTCCGCCCTGTTTTTCGATTATCTCCATTGTCTGCAGCAGTTGGCTGCCACCAGCGGCTCGCCTGAGCCGGCCTTGCGCCGCTTCGAATTGGCGTTGTTGCAGCATCTTGGTTATGGCGTGGATTTCTTGCACTGTGCCGGCAGCGGCGAACCGGTTGCCGATACCATGACCTACCGTTATCGGGCGGAAAAAGGCTTTATTGCCAGCCTGGTGGTGGATAACGTCAGTTTCACCGGGCGCGAGCTACAGGCGCTGGCGTCAAGGGAGTTTCCCGACATTGATACCCTGCGTGCCGCCAAGCGTTTTACCCGCATGGCGTTGAAACCCTATCTTGGCGGCAAACCACTGAAAAGCCGGGAATTATTTCGACAGTTTATACCAAAACCCTATAAGGCGTCGCCGGACGGCAAGATCTAG
- the era gene encoding GTPase Era, which produces MSEEQTYCGFVAIVGRPNVGKSTLLNQLLGQKVSITSRKPQTTRHRIMGIHTEGPYQAIYVDTPGLHIEEKRAINRLMNRAASSSIGDVELIIFVVEGTHWTDDDEMVVNKLRDQKMPVLLAINKVDNVADKTKLLPHIQMLSEKMSFLDVVPISAEKGTNVDTIAAIVRKHLPQAIHHFPEDYITDRSQRFMASEIIREKLMRFLGEELPYSVTVEIERFVANERGGYDINGLILVEREGQKKMVIGNKGSKIKTIGIEARQDMEQMFEAKVHLELWVKVKSGWADDERALRSLGYIDDL; this is translated from the coding sequence ATGAGCGAAGAACAAACCTACTGCGGCTTTGTCGCGATTGTTGGCCGGCCGAACGTCGGTAAATCCACCTTGCTGAACCAGCTGTTGGGGCAGAAGGTGTCCATTACCTCCCGTAAGCCGCAGACGACGCGTCACCGTATTATGGGTATCCATACCGAGGGGCCGTATCAGGCTATCTATGTGGATACGCCTGGGTTGCACATTGAAGAAAAGCGCGCCATCAACCGCCTGATGAACCGTGCTGCCAGCAGTTCGATCGGTGATGTGGAATTGATCATCTTTGTGGTGGAAGGTACCCACTGGACAGACGATGATGAAATGGTGGTGAACAAGCTGCGCGACCAAAAAATGCCGGTGCTGTTGGCCATCAACAAAGTGGATAACGTGGCGGACAAAACCAAATTGCTGCCGCATATCCAGATGTTGAGCGAAAAGATGAGTTTCCTCGATGTGGTGCCGATTTCCGCCGAGAAGGGGACCAATGTCGATACTATCGCCGCGATTGTGCGCAAACATCTGCCGCAGGCCATTCACCATTTCCCGGAAGACTATATTACCGACCGTTCACAGCGTTTCATGGCGTCGGAAATTATTCGCGAAAAGCTGATGCGTTTTCTGGGTGAAGAATTGCCGTATTCGGTTACGGTGGAAATTGAGCGTTTCGTTGCCAATGAGCGTGGCGGTTACGATATCAACGGCCTGATTCTGGTAGAGCGCGAAGGCCAGAAGAAGATGGTGATCGGTAATAAAGGCTCCAAGATTAAAACCATCGGTATCGAGGCGCGTCAGGACATGGAGCAGATGTTTGAGGCCAAAGTTCATCTGGAACTGTGGGTGAAGGTTAAATCCGGCTGGGCAGACGATGAACGTGCGCTGCGTAGCCTGGGTTATATCGACGATTTGTAA
- the rnc gene encoding ribonuclease III: MNPILINRLQKKLGYTFQQYDLLLQALTHRSASSKHNERLEFLGDSILSFVIANALYHQFPRVDEGDMSRMRATLVRGNTLAEIAREFELGECLRLGPGELKSGGFRRESILADTVEALIGGVFLDSNIQTVERLILQWYQTRLDEISPGDKQKDPKTRLQEFLQGRHLPLPTYLVVQVRGEAHDQEFTIHCQVSGFSEPVVGTGSSRRKAEQAAAEQALKKLELE, encoded by the coding sequence ATGAATCCCATCCTGATAAATCGTTTACAAAAAAAACTGGGCTATACTTTCCAACAATATGACCTTTTATTACAGGCACTGACTCACCGCAGCGCCAGTAGTAAACATAACGAACGGCTGGAGTTCCTGGGGGATTCCATCCTGAGTTTCGTTATCGCCAACGCGCTGTATCATCAGTTTCCGCGTGTTGACGAAGGCGATATGAGCCGAATGCGCGCTACGCTGGTACGCGGCAATACGCTGGCGGAGATTGCCCGAGAGTTTGAACTGGGCGAGTGCCTGCGTCTTGGTCCCGGTGAATTGAAAAGCGGCGGTTTTCGCCGTGAGTCGATTCTGGCGGATACCGTGGAAGCGTTGATTGGCGGTGTGTTTCTGGACAGCAATATCCAGACCGTCGAGCGGCTGATTCTGCAGTGGTACCAGACCCGTCTGGATGAGATTAGCCCAGGCGACAAGCAAAAAGATCCGAAAACCCGCCTGCAGGAATTCCTGCAGGGACGCCATCTGCCGTTGCCTACCTATCTGGTGGTGCAGGTGCGTGGCGAGGCGCACGATCAGGAATTTACCATTCATTGCCAGGTCAGCGGGTTTAGCGAGCCGGTAGTGGGTACCGGGTCAAGCCGTCGTAAAGCTGAGCAGGCTGCGGCGGAACAGGCCCTGAAAAAGCTGGAGCTTGAATGA
- the lepB gene encoding signal peptidase I — protein sequence MANMFALILALATLVTGIVWCLERFKWAPARRAKISALSQPVNGAVDEKTLAHSIKQPGWIETFASVFPVLALVFVVRSFIFEPFQIPSGSMMPTLLIGDFILVEKFAYGIKDPITQTTLIETGHPKRGDIAVFKYPENPRLDYIKRVVGLPGDRVSYDPIAKQVTIQPGCGDKPSCGSALPVTYSNVEPSDFVQTFSGAGREMTSGFYQIPVGQKSEGIRMAVRKETLGEVTHNILTVPGAQDQLGLYYQQMRQSLGSWVVPAGHYFMMGDNRDNSADSRYWGFVPERNLVGKATAIWMSFEKQEGEWPTGVRLSRIGGIH from the coding sequence ATGGCCAATATGTTTGCCCTGATTTTGGCATTGGCAACGCTGGTGACCGGCATTGTCTGGTGTCTGGAGCGGTTCAAATGGGCGCCGGCGCGGCGCGCCAAGATTTCCGCGCTGAGCCAGCCGGTTAATGGGGCTGTCGACGAGAAAACGCTGGCACACAGTATCAAGCAGCCGGGTTGGATCGAAACATTTGCATCGGTTTTCCCTGTGCTGGCGCTGGTGTTTGTCGTGCGCTCATTCATTTTCGAACCGTTTCAGATCCCTTCCGGTTCGATGATGCCGACGCTGTTGATCGGGGATTTCATTCTGGTCGAAAAATTTGCTTACGGCATCAAGGATCCGATCACCCAGACAACCTTGATTGAAACCGGGCACCCGAAACGTGGCGATATCGCGGTATTCAAATACCCTGAAAATCCGCGTCTGGATTACATCAAGCGTGTTGTCGGTCTGCCGGGAGACCGCGTCAGTTACGACCCGATTGCCAAGCAGGTCACTATTCAGCCGGGGTGCGGCGACAAGCCGAGCTGCGGCAGCGCTTTGCCGGTGACCTACAGCAATGTGGAGCCCAGTGATTTCGTACAGACATTCAGCGGAGCCGGGCGCGAGATGACCAGCGGTTTCTACCAGATTCCGGTTGGTCAGAAGAGTGAAGGCATCCGTATGGCTGTTCGCAAGGAAACGTTGGGGGAAGTCACCCACAATATCCTCACCGTGCCGGGCGCTCAGGATCAACTGGGGCTTTATTACCAGCAGATGCGTCAGTCGCTGGGGTCCTGGGTGGTGCCAGCCGGCCACTACTTCATGATGGGCGATAATCGCGATAATAGCGCGGACAGCCGTTATTGGGGATTTGTGCCGGAGCGGAATCTGGTGGGTAAGGCGACAGCTATCTGGATGAGTTTTGAAAAACAAGAAGGTGAATGGCCTACCGGTGTGCGTTTAAGCCGTATTGGTGGAATTCATTAA